One region of Oryza sativa Japonica Group chromosome 10, ASM3414082v1 genomic DNA includes:
- the LOC4348963 gene encoding putative GEM-like protein 8 produces the protein MEGFSQEHVIGIPLASFAYAEEKIERKTSRSSLVHKKGKKNSIIYRMSKLSQKTDSYVQGFKEHITLGPKISDTLKGKLSLGAKVLQAGSIDKVFRQYFQVDKDEKLLKAFQCYLSTTAGPIAGMLFISTEKIAFHSDRPLDLTSPKGGITRVPYKVLIPAKRIKSAAVRENLYNPDEKYIDVVTVDGFDFWFMGFISHTKSFEYLQRVISEFR, from the exons ATGGAGGGCTTCAGCCAGGAGCATGTCATTGGAATTCCTCTGGCTTCCTTCGCATATGCTGAGGAGAAAATAGAAAGGAAAACTTCCCGGTCTTCTTTGGTTCATAAGAAGG GCAAAAAGAATTCCATCATTTATCGGATGAGCAAACTGAGCCAGAAAACAGATAGTTATGTGCAGGGTTTCAAAGAACACA TAACTCTGGGACCAAAGATTTCAGACACACTCAAAGGGAAATTGAGTTTAGGTGCAAAGGTTCTCCAAGCTGGTAGCATCGACAAAGTGTTCAGGCAATACTTTCAAGTCGACAAAGATGAGAAGCTATTGAAGGCTTTCCAGTGCTATCTTTCAACCACAGCTGGCCCTATAGCTGGCATGCTTTTCATCTCCACTGAAAAGATTGCCTTCCACAGTGATAGGCCTTTGGATTTGACATCACCAAAAGGAGGCATAACAAGGGTGCCCTACAAG GTCTTGATCCCAGCAAAGAGGATAAAGAGTGCTGCAGTGAGAGAAAATTTGTACAATCCTGACGAGAAGTACATCGATGTAGTTACTGTTGACGGCTTTGATTTTTGGTTTATGGGGTTCATCAGCCACACAAAATCATTTGAATATCTTCAGCGTGtaatttcagaatttagatGA
- the LOC4348964 gene encoding probable protein arginine N-methyltransferase 6.2: protein MFAGGADGGNGHLPRPRRARRGGGGGGGMGSPPLGPPPPPCTDYDMAYFKAYSHIGVHEEMLKDHVRTNTYRNAIMHHQDLISGKVVLDVGCGTGVLSIFCAFAGAARVYAVDASDIALQAMEIVRENELSDKVIVLHGRIEDVEIEEKVDVIISEWMGYMLLYESMLGSVIFARDKWLKPGGLILPSHASLYLAPITNSHRYQDSVYFWQDVYGIKMSSMMPLAKQCAFMEPSVETISGENVLTWPSVVAQVDCYTIQAPELETITATFNYTSMLQAPLHGFAFWFDVEFNGPVRQRSKKQANQCLDGNTQDASPSNKKKKADAPIVLSTAPEDAPTHWQQTLLYLFEPIELKKDQNIEGSVTISQSQQHARFLNICLKYFTRDQWYVKESVMK from the exons atgttcgccggcggcgcggatggCGGCAACGGCCACCTGCCGCGGccgcggagggcgcggcgcggcggcggaggcggaggaggaatgGGGTCTCCTCCTCTggggccgccaccgccgccctgcaCCGACTACGACATGGCCTACTTCAAGGCGTACTCCCACATCGGCGTCCACGAGGAGATGCTCAAG GACCATGTGAGAACTAATACTTACAGAAATGCTATCATGCATCACCAGGATTTAATTTCAGGCaaa GTTGTGTTGGATGTGGGCTGTGGCACTGGTGTACTTTCTATATTTTGTGCTTTTGCTGGTGCCGCTCGG gTCTATGCAGTTGATGCAAGTGATATTGCCTTACAG GCTATGGAAATTGTGAGAGAAAATGAGTTATCTGACAAAGTCATTGTTCTGCACGGTCGAATTGAG GATGTCGAAATTGAAGAAAAAGTCGATGTCATCATATCTGAATGGATGGGCTACATGCTTCTGTATGAG AGTATGCTGGGGAGTGTAATCTTTGCTAGAGATAAATGGCTTAAACCAGGGGGTCTTATTCTTCCATCGCATGCATCG CTTTACCTGGCACCTATTACAAATTCCCACAGATATCAGGATAGTGTTTACTTCTGGCAAGACGTGTATGGTATAAAAA TGTCTTCTATGATGCCTCTTGCAAAACAATGTGCATTCATGGAGCCATCTGTTGAGACGATTAGTGGAGAGAATGTTCTGACCTGGCCATCAGTG GTGGCGCAGGTGGATTGTTATACCATACAAGCTCCGGAGCTTGAAACTATCACTGCTACATTTAACTATACGTCGATGTTGCAAG CTCCATTGCATGGTTTTGCATTTTGGTTCGATGTCGAGTTTAATGGACCAGTGCGCCAGAGATCCAAGAAGCAAGCAAACCAATGCTTGGATGGGAACACACAAGATGCCAGCCCaagtaataaaaagaaaaaggcagaTGCCCCAATTGTTCTGTCGACTGCACCGGAGGATGCACCTACCCACTGGCAGCAG ACCCTATTGTACTTGTTTGAACCTATCGAGCTAAAGAAAGATCAAAATATTGAGGGTTCTGTTACCATATCTCAAAGCCAGCAACATGCTCGCTTCCTCAACATCTGCCTGAAATATTT TACTAGAGATCAATGGTATGTTAAAGAATCGGTGATGAAATAA
- the LOC4348964 gene encoding probable protein arginine N-methyltransferase 6.2 isoform X1 — protein MFAGGADGGNGHLPRPRRARRGGGGGGGMGSPPLGPPPPPCTDYDMAYFKAYSHIGVHEEMLKDHVRTNTYRNAIMHHQDLISGKVVLDVGCGTGVLSIFCAFAGAARVYAVDASDIALQAMEIVRENELSDKVIVLHGRIEDVEIEEKVDVIISEWMGYMLLYESMLGSVIFARDKWLKPGGLILPSHASLYLAPITNSHRYQDSVYFWQDVYGIKMSSMMPLAKQCAFMEPSVETISGENVLTWPSVQVAQVDCYTIQAPELETITATFNYTSMLQAPLHGFAFWFDVEFNGPVRQRSKKQANQCLDGNTQDASPSNKKKKADAPIVLSTAPEDAPTHWQQTLLYLFEPIELKKDQNIEGSVTISQSQQHARFLNICLKYFTRDQWYVKESVMK, from the exons atgttcgccggcggcgcggatggCGGCAACGGCCACCTGCCGCGGccgcggagggcgcggcgcggcggcggaggcggaggaggaatgGGGTCTCCTCCTCTggggccgccaccgccgccctgcaCCGACTACGACATGGCCTACTTCAAGGCGTACTCCCACATCGGCGTCCACGAGGAGATGCTCAAG GACCATGTGAGAACTAATACTTACAGAAATGCTATCATGCATCACCAGGATTTAATTTCAGGCaaa GTTGTGTTGGATGTGGGCTGTGGCACTGGTGTACTTTCTATATTTTGTGCTTTTGCTGGTGCCGCTCGG gTCTATGCAGTTGATGCAAGTGATATTGCCTTACAG GCTATGGAAATTGTGAGAGAAAATGAGTTATCTGACAAAGTCATTGTTCTGCACGGTCGAATTGAG GATGTCGAAATTGAAGAAAAAGTCGATGTCATCATATCTGAATGGATGGGCTACATGCTTCTGTATGAG AGTATGCTGGGGAGTGTAATCTTTGCTAGAGATAAATGGCTTAAACCAGGGGGTCTTATTCTTCCATCGCATGCATCG CTTTACCTGGCACCTATTACAAATTCCCACAGATATCAGGATAGTGTTTACTTCTGGCAAGACGTGTATGGTATAAAAA TGTCTTCTATGATGCCTCTTGCAAAACAATGTGCATTCATGGAGCCATCTGTTGAGACGATTAGTGGAGAGAATGTTCTGACCTGGCCATCAGTG CAGGTGGCGCAGGTGGATTGTTATACCATACAAGCTCCGGAGCTTGAAACTATCACTGCTACATTTAACTATACGTCGATGTTGCAAG CTCCATTGCATGGTTTTGCATTTTGGTTCGATGTCGAGTTTAATGGACCAGTGCGCCAGAGATCCAAGAAGCAAGCAAACCAATGCTTGGATGGGAACACACAAGATGCCAGCCCaagtaataaaaagaaaaaggcagaTGCCCCAATTGTTCTGTCGACTGCACCGGAGGATGCACCTACCCACTGGCAGCAG ACCCTATTGTACTTGTTTGAACCTATCGAGCTAAAGAAAGATCAAAATATTGAGGGTTCTGTTACCATATCTCAAAGCCAGCAACATGCTCGCTTCCTCAACATCTGCCTGAAATATTT TACTAGAGATCAATGGTATGTTAAAGAATCGGTGATGAAATAA
- the LOC4348965 gene encoding DNA ligase 1, which translates to MFLLRATATSTSTAASAAAASLLLRCHHPLSPPPRTLALALPARPPPALLLPSRFRLSSSASSSSRRRATGAASASAGAGAGKGKGKGGKSSGGKAAAAAAAGGAAMSASAGGGGGGGGKRTVADVLMGNARDAARKAKKGAAPSPKKLKTQPQPAAEADGGAVAKPEEKPHSPVKPKRSSSPTKSNSPGEGKRSESVAAGAKPEAKEKPSPKKPKTLGAKSDTKSSAEGVEKEKRRSPSPTKAKALASESQDIKKPSSPKKTKALDAPKSEEKDTTLELKKKGSEFNPMAAAYWSPEEPVPFLFLARALDLISNESGRIVITEILSNVFRTVIATTPEDLLATVYLSANRIAPPHEGTELGIGDASIIRALAEAYGRREEHVKKNLKELGDLGLVAKASRLSQKMMYKPKPLTISHVLAKFRTIAKESGKDSQDKKRNHIKGLLVAATDCEPQYITRLLQSKMRIGLAEKTVQMALGQAAVYSEKHSPPSKIQSPFEEAAKIIKQVYSVLPIYDKIVPAILEVGVWKLPEICSFSIGVPVGPMLAKATKSVSEIIDKFQGLEYTCEYKYDGERAQIHCLEDGSVEIYSRNAERNTGKYPDVVDAVSRFRKPTVKSFVLDCEIVAYDREKKKILPFQILSTRARKGVTISDIKVSVCTFGFDILYINGKPLLQEQLKVRREHLYNSFEEVPGVFQLATSITSNDLEEIQKFLDTAVNSSCEGLIIKTLDKDATYEPAKRSNNWLKLKKDYMDSIGDSLDLVPIAAFHGRGKRTGVYGSFLLACYDEQNEEYQTICNIGTGFSEQQLEERSVSLRTKAIPKPKAYYRFADTMDPDVWFEPSEVWEVKAADLSISPVHRAANGIVDPNKGISLRFPRLLRVRDDKNPEQATTSEQVADMYRAQKIYHANNNNDDEDDD; encoded by the exons ATgttcctcctccgcgccaccgccacctccacctccaccgccgcctccgccgccgccgcctcgctcctccTCCGATGCCACCACCCGCTCTCCCCGCCGCCTAGAACCCTAGCCCTCGCCCTCCCCGCTCGCCCTCcccccgccctcctcctcccctcccgcttccgcctctcctcctccgcgtcctcctcctcccgacgcCGCGCGACCGGtgccgcatccgcatccgcgggcgcgggcgcggggaaggggaaggggaaggggggcAAGTCCAGcggggggaaggcggcggccgcggcggcggcgggaggagcggcCATGTCGGCCTCGGCGGGTGGGggtggaggtgggggagggAAGCGGACGGTGGCGGATGTGCTGATGGGGAACGCGCGGGACGCGGCGAGGAAGGCGAAGAagggggcggcgccgtcgccgaagaAGCTGAAGACGCAGCCCCAGCCCGCCGCGGAGGCGgatggcggcgcggtggcgaagccggaggagaaGCCGCATTCGCCGGTGAAGCCCAAGCGGTCGTCCTCGCCGACTAAGTCCAACTCGCCAGGTGAGGGGAAGAGGTCCGAATCGGTGGCTGCTGGCGCGAAACCggaggcgaaggagaagccCTCGCCGAAGAAGCCTAAAACCCTAGGTGCCAAATCCGACACCAAGTCCTCCGCGGAAGGCGTtgagaaggagaagaggaggtcACCATCTCCGACGAAGGCAAAAGCGCTAGCTTCTGAATCCCAGGACATAAAGAAGCCCTCCTCACCTAAGAAGACCAAAGCCTTGGATGCCCCCAAGTCTGAGGAAAAGGACACCACCCTCGAGCTCAAGAAGAAGGGCAGTGAATTCAATCCCATGGCTGCTGCTTATTGGAGCCCCGAGGAGCCCGTGCCGTTCCTGTTCCTCGCTCGGGCACTTGACCTCATCTCTAATGAGTCTGGAAGGATTGTTATCACGGAGATCCTATCGAATGTATTCCGCACGGTGATTGCCACAACACCAGAGGATCTCCTCGCGACAGTATACCTCTCAGCCAACCGGATTGCGCCGCCTCATGAAGGGACTGAACTTGGAATTGGGGATGCATCAATTATCCGTGCACTTGCGGAGGCATACGGCCGCAGAGAGGAGCATGTCAAGAAGAACCTAAAG GAGTTGGGCGATTTGGGGCTTGTTGCAAAAGCAAGCAGGTTGTCACAGAAGATGATGTACAAACCGAAACCACTGACGATCTCACATGTACTTGCAAAATTCCGGACAATTGCAAAG gaATCAGGCAAAGATAGTCAAGATAAGAAAAGAAATCATATCAAAGGACTTCTCGTTGCCGCAACTGACTGTGAACCTCAATACATTACACGACTACTTCAG TCGAAGATGAGGATTGGGTTAGCAGAAAAAACCGTCCAGATGGCTCTTGGGCAAGCTGCTGTGTATTCTGAAAAACATTCTCCACCGTCAAAAATCCAATCCCCTTTTGAAGAG GCTGCAAAAATAATTAAACAAGTATATTCAGTTCTTCCAATATACGATAAAATTGTCCCAGCTATTCTAGAAGTTGGTGTTTGGAAACTTCCAGAGATATGCAGTTTTTCTATTGGTGTTCCTGTTGGTCCTATGTTGGCAAAAGCAACAAAGTCTGTCTCAGAGATCATAGACAAATTTCAGGGTCTTGAGTACACTTGTGAGTACAAGTATGATGGTGAACGGGCTCAG ATACATTGCCTGGAAGATGGATCAGTAGAGATCTATAGTCGTAATGCTGAGAGGAACACTGGGAAGTATCCTGATGTTGTTGATGCGGTTTCTAG ATTCCGGAAGCCTACAGTCAAATCATTTGTCTTGGACTGTGAAATTGTTGCTTATGACCgtgaaaagaagaaaatattaCCTTTTCAG ATACTTAGCACACGGGCCCGCAAGGGTGTTACCATAAGTGATATCAAAGTGTCAGTCTGTACTTTTGGCTTTGATATTCTTTACATCAATGGCAAGCCTCTTCTCCAGGAACAACTGAAAGTTCGACGAGAG CATCTTTACAACTCCTTTGAGGAAGTACCAGGTGTTTTTCAATTGGCAACTTCAATTACATCAAATGACCTCGAGGAGATACAAAAATTTCTTGACACAGCTGTCAACTCCAG TTGTGAAGGGTTGATTATCAAGACATTGGATAAGGATGCTACATATGAGCCAGCAAAACGATCGAACaattggttgaaattgaagaaaGACTACATGGACAG CATTGGAGACTCTTTGGATTTGGTGCCAATTGCTGCCTTTCATGGGAGAGGAAAACGTACAG GTGTATATGGATCATTCCTCCTGGCATGTTACGATGAGCAGAACGAAGAATACCAAACAATCTGCAACATAG GCACTGGATTTTCTGAGCAACAGCTTGAGGAGCGTTCTGTGAGCCTTCGAACTAAAGCAATACCAAAACCAAAG gcATACTATAGGTTTGCTGACACAATGGACCCAGATGTGTGGTTTGAGCCTTCAGAG GTTTGGGAGGTGAAAGCTGCTGATTTGAGCATTAGTCCTGTGCATCGTGCTGCCAATGGTATAGTTGATCCGAACAAG GGCATCTCCCTAAGATTTCCTCGCTTGTTACGTGTTCGTGATGATAAAAATCCAGAACAGGCAACCACATCTGAGCAA GTTGCTGATATGTACCGTGCACAAAAGATATACCATGCGAACAACAATAacgatgatgaggatgatgactAG
- the LOC107278196 gene encoding putative ripening-related protein 6, with translation MANAKQLALFAMLVLLLASCAAARRHGKPDPCDGGGGGVDSHLPPGMRRCSSPAVSEDGTPAVMTVNGFEEGEDGGGPAACDGRYHSDRSLVAALSTGWFAGGRRCHRGIRITSRQNGRSVVATVVDECDSRHGGCKDDIVDTSAAVWSALGLDTNVGEVPVTWSDA, from the coding sequence ATGGCGAACGCTAAGCAGCTCGCGCTGTTCGCGATGCTCGTGCTGCTGCTCgcgtcgtgcgccgccgcgcggcgccacGGCAAGCCGGACccgtgcgacggcggcggcggcggcgtggactcGCATCTGCCGCCGGGGATGCGGCggtgctcgtcgccggcggtgtcGGAGGACGGGACGCCGGCGGTGATGACGGTGAACGGGTTCGAGGagggggaggacggcggcgggccggcggcgtGCGACGGGCGCTACCACAGCGACCGGTCCCTGGTGGCGGCGCTGTCGACGGGGTggttcgccggcggccgccgctgccaccgcggGATCCGCATCACGAGCCGGCAGAACGGCCGCTCCGTGGTGGCCACCGTCGTCGACGAGTGCGACTCCCGCCACGGCGGCTGCAAGGACGACATCGTCgacacctccgccgccgtgtgGAGCGCGCTCGGCCTCGACACCAACGTCGGCGAGGTCCCCGTCACCTGGTCCGACGCCTGA
- the LOC136353785 gene encoding putative ripening-related protein 7, with product MAAAAASTKIVAVVVAVLLAILEMPSCAVARRHHHDHHDKPGHHDGGFPAVMTVNGFEKGEDGGGPAACDGHYHSDGELIVALSTEWFAGGRRCHRRIRITPSEHGRRGGGGGRRAVEATVVDECDSRRGCKDDVVDSSPAVWRALGLDTDSGEVRVTWSDV from the coding sequence atggcggcggcggcggcgagcaccaaGATCGTCGCGGTTGTTGTCGCTGTCCTCCTTGCCATCCTTGAGATGCCGTCGTGTGCCGTCGCGCGGCGGCACCACCACGACCACCACGACAAGCCGGGCCACCACGACGGCGGGTTCCCGGCGGTGATGACGGTGAACGGGTTCGAGAagggggaggacggcggcgggccggcggcgtGCGACGGGCACTACCACAGCGACGGCGAGCTGATCGTCGCGCTGTCGACGGAGTGGttcgccggcgggcggcggtgccaCAGGAGGATCCGCATCACGCCGAGCGAAcacgggcgccgcggcggcggcggcgggcggcgcgccgtggaggcgacggtggtggaCGAGTGCGACTCCCGGCGCGGCTGCAAGGACGACGTCGTCGACTCGTCACCGGCCGTGTGGCGCGCGCTCGGCCTCGACACCGACTCCGGCGAGGTCCGCGTCACGTGGTCCGACGTCTGA
- the LOC4348966 gene encoding S-(+)-linalool synthase, chloroplastic, protein MHLQGFMERLDGLTNDVQEMLLHQRRRQRSSTASGGGGGARERMATVDHLKRLCIDHYFQDEVDGAMDAHLEELAHGGDLLDATLAFRLMREAGHHVSPDEVLGRFTDGNGDFSMAYSKDIRGLLSLQDISHMNIGAEASLYKAKEFTSRNLQSAIDYLEPGLARYVRQSLEHPYHVSLMQYKARHHLSYLQTLPTRCTAMEELALANFKLNKLLHQMEMQEIKRWWMNLGLAQEIPVARDQVQKWYVWIMTAFQGASFSRYRIELTKIASFVYIMDDIFDLVSTQEERSCFTQAIKMWDFAAADSLPSCMRSCYRAIYTVTNDIADMVEREHGVNPINHLKKAWAVLFDGLMTEAKWLTDSHVPSSEDYLRNGVITSGVPLMFLHLLFMLGHDAAELIDNIPPVISCPAKIFRLWDDIGNAKEGLDGSYKELYLRENPGLAASEAEEHMRGMIAREWEKLNRESFFSGRAFPAGFTQAALNAARMVGVMHGHDGEQRLPVLEDYLRMVLF, encoded by the exons ATGCATTTGCAGGGCTTCATGGAGCGCCTGGATGGCCTGACGAACGACGTGCAGGAGATGCTGCTGCATCAACGGCGGCGTCAGAGGAGTAgtacggcgagcggcggcggcggcggcgcccgggagAGGATGGCCACCGTCGACCACCTGAAGCGCCTCTGCATCGACCACTACTTCcaggacgaggtcgacggcgccATGGATGCCCACCTCGAGGAGCTCGCCCATGGCGGCGACCTGCTCGATGCCACCCTCGCGTTCCGGCTGATGAGAGAAGCAGGACACCATGTATCACCAG ATGAGGTTCTTGGAAGATTCACAGATGGAAATGGCGATTTCAGCATGGCTTACAGCAAGGACATCAGAGGGCTACTCAGCCTGCAAGACATATCACACATGAACATAGGAGCAGAGGCCTCACTCTACAAGGCAAAGGAGTTCACAAGCAGAAACCTTCAATCTGCCATCGATTACTTAGAGCCAGGCCTTGCAAGATATGTGAGGCAGTCACTGGAACATCCCTACCATGTCAGCTTGATGCAGTACAAGGCCAGGCACCACCTCAGCTACCTGCAGACCTTGCCCACCAGGTGCACTGCAATGGAAGAGCTTGCTCTTGCAAACTTCAAGCTGAACAAGCTGCTGCATCAGATGGAAATGCAGGAGATCAAAAG ATGGTGGATGAACTTGGGATTGGCTCAGGAAATACCAGTTGCCAGGGACCAGGTGCAGAAATGGTACGTCTGGATAATGACGGCCTTCCAGGGTGCTTCCTTCTCCAGATACCGGATTGAGCTCACAAAGATCGCCTCCTTTGTCTACATTATGGATGACATCTTTGATCTTGTCAGCACACAAGAGGAGCGCTCCTGCTTCACACAGGCAATCAAAAT GTGGGACTTTGCAGCTGCTGATTCCTTGCCTAGCTGCATGAGGTCATGCTACAGGGCTATTTACACTGTTACAAATGATATCGCAGATATGGTCGAGAGAGAACACGGAGTAAACCCTATCAATCATTTGAAGAAAGCT TGGGCAGTGCTGTTTGATGGATTAATGACTGAGGCAAAATGGTTGACCGATAGTCATGTTCCCTCCTCAGAGGATTACCTAAGAAATGGTGTTATCACTTCAGGAGTACCACTTATGTTTTTACACTTATTATTCATGCTAGGGCATGATGCAGCAGAGCTCATTGACAACATCCCTCCTGTCATCTCCTGCCCAGCAAAAATCTTCAGACTCTGGGATGACATAGGCAACGCCAAG GAAGGGTTGGATGGATCATACAAGGAGTTGTACCTCAGGGAGAACCCGGGGCTCGCCGCCAGCGAAGCGGAGGAGCACATGCGCGGCATGATCGCCAGGGAGTGGGAGAAGCTCAACCGTGAGAGCTTCTTCTCCGGGAGGGCCTTCCCCGCCGGCTTCACGCAGGCGGCGCTCAATGCCGCCAGGATGGTCGGCGTCATGCACGGCCACGACGGCGAGCAGAGGCTCCCCGTCCTCGAGGACTACCTGAGGATGGTGCTTTTCTGA